The DNA region AGCCCCACTTGTCCGCGAGAAGGTGGACGAGGAGAAGCCCCTTACCCGATTGACACTCAGGGTCGCGCACGGCCACGTACGGGGCTTCTGTTGAGTAGTCCCATACCTCAACCTTGAGCCGGTCGTCATACATAAGCCACACGGTTTGTGTGAGCGCATCCGGAGAAGGGATGCGAATAGCGTTGGTCAGCAACTCCGAGAAGCAGACAGTTGCGTCCTCTTCAAAGCGAGTGGCGTCTATAGAAGCCAGCCACTTACGGAACATCACCCTTGAGAGAGGGACGCAACCGGGGTTTTGAGACCAAGACCAAGTCTTGACTTGCAGAATCCTTTGGCTCTCACCGAGAAGGGTCATCGGCTATTCCCTACGCTTTGGTTATGCTGCACTCGTCTGCGCTCCTATTCGGCGTGGACCAGACCCCGGACCGTTCGCGCGGTGCCGGGGTCACCTGTCTGACGTTGCAGGTCAGAGGCTACCGCTCCATACCACTACAGGTCACTACCTACCGCCACATGGAGCCACCCACCGCGCTGAGTGGCTGGTCACGGCCCTAGTTTCCGACCTATGAGCGATGAGGTTGAGTACGTCTACGTGCAGGTTGCCGACAGGGTGGAGGCAGACATCAGGGCCGGACGGCTCTCAGTCGGCGCACGCCTGCCCAACGAGCGGGACATGGGCTCTCAGTACGGTGTGGCTCCAGGAACGGCTAGAAGGGCCGTAGCGCTTCTTAGAGAGCGTGGCTTGGTGAAGACCCTCCCCAACAAGGGGACGTTTGTGGTCTCGGTCCCCTCATAGCCTTGACCGGCTGGCAGATGCCTCTAGAAGGCCCCTGGTTTTTAATCTACCGGCCTTTTAATTACTCCTGGTCTCTCTGGCGGGTCACCTTTCCGCAATGCCTTCAAAAGGCTTCTACGGCCTTACCCATAAGATTTGACAAAGGCGGCCTCATGGCTTACTTTGGTTAAACTGGTTAAAAAGAAGAGATGAAGAGCAAAGAGACCTAGAGCAAGAGAACAGCCAGTAGATAGAAGTAAGAAGACTAGCCCCGGCATCG from Streptomyces sp. B1I3 includes:
- a CDS encoding ATP-binding protein, translated to MTLLGESQRILQVKTWSWSQNPGCVPLSRVMFRKWLASIDATRFEEDATVCFSELLTNAIRIPSPDALTQTVWLMYDDRLKVEVWDYSTEAPYVAVRDPECQSGKGLLLVHLLADKWGYDHTHLFDGSGGTTPGKRVWFELRK
- a CDS encoding winged helix-turn-helix domain-containing protein, which encodes MSDEVEYVYVQVADRVEADIRAGRLSVGARLPNERDMGSQYGVAPGTARRAVALLRERGLVKTLPNKGTFVVSVPS